A section of the Drosophila sechellia strain sech25 chromosome 3L, ASM438219v1, whole genome shotgun sequence genome encodes:
- the LOC6605864 gene encoding uncharacterized protein LOC6605864 — MKRTLLISAIVFCGLAVVKALECQECLTDNDVYCVDQTSYRNCIKSKPFGNVISCPADTVCTNSKNVCVKSSEISKPVVDVCGTSGGNKCASCANLKYACVSKNQFARCSESVLVDSNIYDCDADEICSSEALEKYDNICTPSCVLDFLNLRASCSNSEYMTTTTAAPTTVTPSAEQKNSTCTEAEKDLKIPKETWYFFTIYKEDTSCHTYLYCQRNETTTWDTVYMSCQQPKPYFDSTTSLCVSTKPTGCI, encoded by the exons ATGAAGCGAACTCTCCTGATTTCGGCCATTGTTTTTTGCGGTCTAGCTGTTGTGAAGGCATTAGAGTGCCAGGAGTGCCTAACGGATAACGATGTATACTGTGTAGACCAAACTTCCTATAGGAATTGCATCA AAAGTAAACCTTTTGGCAACGTGATAAGCTGTCCCGCCGATACGGTTTGCACAAACTCGAAAAATGTTTGTGTGAAAAGTTCTGAAATATCAAAACCTGTAGTCGATGTCTGTGGAACCTCCGGTGGAAACAAGTGTGCATCGTGCGCAAATCTGAAATATGCTTGTGTTagcaaaaatcaatttgccagGTGTTCCGAATCGGTTTTGGTCGACTCCAATATCTATGACTGCGATGCTGATGAGATTTGCAGTTCGGAAGCACTGGAAAAGTACGACAACATATGCACGCCTTCTTGTGTTCTCGATTTT CTCAACTTGAGAGCTAGTTGCAGCAACAGTGAATACATGACAACAACTACCGCAGCACCGACAACTGTCACACCCAGTGCAGAGCAGAAAAATTCTACCTGTACTGAAGCTGAAAAAGATCTTAAAATACCTAAGGAAACCTGGTACTTCTTTACGATCTACAAGGAGGATACTTCCTGTCACACTTATCTTTACTGCCAAAGAAATGAAACCACCACATGGGACACCGTTTATATGTCCTGCCAACAACCCAAGCCATATTTTGATTCTACAACCAGCCTTTGCGTATCGACAAAACCAACTGGATGCATATAA
- the LOC6605865 gene encoding uncharacterized protein DDB_G0271670: MQRIIALVAIMACGLSLVAAQTCQTCLEQNDVYCVDQNSYQNCMKNGPVGDVIECPAGTVCSNSDSVCALISELNSTILDVCGGPGGNGANCEVCSSGAKYACVSSTQYARCSSSGDVLTRSVYNCGTDEICNIDALSTYQTVCVPSCASEFLGLDATCSNSIYQPTTTTTVAPTTTPSAAQIEDLCSAGEPSTNPSYFFTRITDDSTCNSYLYCQKSGTTWVALYMTCRASTPFFDSTTSSCVTTRPTSCSVTTTQSPSDSSSTASSTESSSASSSTASSSTESTPKTASSSSSSSTESSTDSSSKTSSTTQSSSNESSTTSSSTTSTTIATP; this comes from the exons ATGCAGAGGATAATCGCTTTGGTGGCCATCATGGCATGTGGACTATCGTTGGTGGCAGCTCAGACATGTCAGACGTGTCTGGAGCAAAACGATGTGTACTGCGTTGATCAGAATAGCTATCAGAATTGCATGA AAAATGGTCCAGTTGGCGATGTTATCGAATGTCCTGCGGGCACCGTTTGCTCAAATTCGGACAGCGTTTGTGCTCTGATCTCCGAGCTGAATTCGACCATATTGGACGTGTGTGGAGGCCCGGGCGGAAATGGAGCTAATTGCGAAGTGTGTTCCTCAGGCGCCAAATACGCCTGTGTCAGCAGTACCCAGTATGCCCGTTGCTCCTCCAGCGGCGATGTGCTGACCAGAAGTGTGTACAACTGCGGCACGGATGAGATTTGTAACATAGATGCTCTGTCGACGTATCAAACCGTCTGTGTACCGTCTTGTGCCTCCGAATTT CTTGGATTGGATGCCACCTGTAGCAACAGTATTTATCAGCCAACCACAACAACTACAGTGGCTCCAACGACTACTCCTAGTGCCGCGCAGATAGAGGATTTATGCAGTGCTGGCGAGCCTAGTACCAATCCTAGTTACTTCTTTACCAGAATAACCGACGACTCCACGTGCAACAGTTACCTGTACTGCCAAAAATCTGGAACCACCTGGGTTGCCCTCTACATGACTTGCCGCGCTTCCACGCCCTTCTTCGACTCAACCACCAGCTCATGTGTGACAACCAGGCCGACCAGCTGCTCGGTTACAACGACTCAGTCGCCTTCTGATTCTTCATCGACTGCTTCTTCAACTGAGTCCTCCTCCGCGTCTTCATCCACAGCTTCCTCATCAACGGAATCTACACCAAAGACTGCGTCCTCCTCGTCTTCTTCATCTACGGAATCCTCCACCGACTCTTCATCCAAGACTTCCTCCACCACGCAGTCTTCTTCTAATGAATCATCCACAACGTCTTCATCAACAACTTCTACGACTATTGCTACTCCTTAA
- the LOC6605868 gene encoding H(+)/Cl(-) exchange transporter 5 gives MEKFPLKGSREAAAEGNSYITAYQTVMKKSNGHTNGAGGDGDLDGTFRDHPLAQHTKLTTSLTAAGTDDEDMIDITPRSSPGDVIGGGGGGSSSGYHRETATESDTERDFGYSGGNGGGNHHNQRTMHQHVPTHSAFGEPMDGALSFYGSSDVQDDIPGIGQYEDFHTIDWQRDIARDRMRHRYIVKKRQDSLWDLIKGSIDAGSGWLCVLLVGIAAGCVAGMVDIGASWMSDLKHGICPPAFWFNREQCCYPAKQSVFEEGNCSTWKTWPEIFGLDRNGTGPYIVAYIWYVLWALLFASLSASLVRMFAPYACGSGIPEIKTILSGFIIRGYLGKWTLLIKSVGLMLSVSAGLTLGKEGPMVHIASCIGNIFSHVFPKYGRNEAKKREILSAAAAAGVSVAFGAPIGGVLFSLEEVSYYFPLKTLWRSFFCALIAAFVLRSLTPFGNEHSVLFFVEYNKPWIFFELIPFVFLGIMGGVIGTFFIKANLWWCRYRKFSKLGQYPVMEVLFVTLVTAIICYPNPFTRMNMNELIFLLVSKCSPGDVTNPLCDYKRMNITSGNSFIEVTEPGPGVYSSIWLLMLTFILKLALTIFTFGMKVPAGLFIPSLLLGAIMGRIVGIGVEQFAYSYPNIWFFTGECADSNLITPGLYAVVGAAAVLGGVTRMTVSLVVIMFELTGGVRYIVPLMAAAMASKWVGDALGRQGIYDAHIALNGYPFLDSKEEFAHTTLAADVMQPKRNETLNVITQDSMTVDDVENLLKETEHNGYPVVVSRENQYLVGFVLRRDLNLAIGNAKRLIEGISSSSIVLFTSSQPIQNLGPQPLKLKKILDMAPITVTDQTPMETVVDMFRKLGLRQTLVTHNGRLLGVITKKDVLRHVKQMDNEDPNTVLFN, from the exons ATGGAGAAGTTTCCGCTGAAGGGCAGCAGGGAGGCCGCCGCGGAGGGCAACAGCTATATAACCGCCTACCAAACGGTCATGAAAAAG TCGAACGGCCACACAAACGGAGCCGGCGGCGACGGCGACCTAGACGGAACTTTTCGTGACCATCCACTGGCGCAGCACACCAAACTGACCACCTCGCTGACGGCGGCGGGCACCGACGACGAGGATATGATCGACATCACACCGCGCTCCAGTCCGGGCGATGTGatcggcggcggcggaggaggaagCAGCAGTGGCTATCACCGGGAAACGGCCACCGAATCGGACACCGAACGAGATTTCGGATACTCTGGCGGCAACGGCGGCGGCAATCACCACAATCAGCGGACAATGCACCAGCATGTGCCAACTCACAGTGCCTTCGGCGAACCCATGGACG GAGCACTATCCTTCTATGGTTCCTCGGACGTGCAAGATGATATTCCTGGCATTGGGCAGTACGAAGATTTCCACACCATTGATTGGCAGCGGGACATTGCCCGCGATCGTATGCGACATCGCTACATAGTCAAGAAGCGACAGGACTCCTTGTGGGATCTGATAAAG GGTTCCATTGATGCCGGATCTGGGTGGCTATGTGTTTTACTCGTCGGAATTGCCGCAGGCTGTGTGGCGGGCATGGTGGACATTGGAGCTAGTTGGATGTCGGATCTAAAGCATGGCATTTGTCCACCCGCCTTTTGGTTTAACAGGGAACAATGCTGCTATCCTGCCAAACAGTCAGTGTTTGAAGAAGGCAACTGCTCGACG TGGAAAACCTGGCCAGAGATCTTTGGCTTGGATCGAAATGGCACCGGACCATATATTGTCGCTTACATCTGGTATGTGCTGTGGGCTTTGCTATTTGCTTCGCTCAGCGCCTCCCTTGTGCGAATGTTTGCGCCCTACGCCTGCGGATCTGGTATTCCCGAGATAAAGACCATCTTGTCGGGCTTCATTATACGCGGCTACCTCGGAAAATGGACGCTGCTGATCAAATCGGTGGGTCTGATGCTGTCTGTGTCCGCTGGCCTCACTTTGGGCAAGGAAGGACCCATGGTCCATATTGCCAGTTGTATTGGAAACATATTCTCACACGTTTTCCCAAAATATGGTCGAAATGAGGCCAAGAAGCGTGAGATTCTttcggcagcagcagcggcaggcGTCTCGGTGGCCTTCGGAGCACCAATCGGTGGAGTTCTCTTTTCGCTGGAGGAAGTGTCATACTATTTTCCATTGAAGACATTGTGGCGCTCATTCTTTTGTGCATTGATTGCTGCATTCGTTTTGCGATCACTGACACCGTTTGGCAACGAGCATTCCGTGCTCTTTTTCGTGGAGTACAACAAGCCGTGGATATTTTTTGAACTTAttccttttgttttcctcGGAATTATGGGG ggTGTTATTGGCACGTTCTTCATCAAGGCCAATTTGTGGTGGTGCCGCTACAGGAAGTTCAGCAAACTCGGCCAGTATCCAGTTATGGAAGTGCTCTTCGTTACCCTGGTCACTGCCATCATTTGCTACCCCAATCCATTTACCCGAATGAACATGAACGAGCTGATATTCCTGTTGGTTAGCAAATGTTCACCCGGAGATGTCACCAATCCGTTATG TGATTACAAGCGCATGAACATTACATCGGGCAACAGTTTCATTGAAGTTACGGAGCCAGGTCCCGGTGTATACAGCTCCATTTGGCTGCTTATGCTTACCTTTATCCTTAAACTGGCCCTGACCATCTTTACCTTTGGCATGAAAGTGCCCGCTGGTCTGTTTATTCCGTCCCTGCTGCTGGGTGCCATCATGGGCCGCATTGTTGGAATCGGCGTGGAGCAGTTTGCCTACAGCTATCCTAATATTTGGTTCTTTACCGGCGAGTGTGCGGACAGCAATCTTATCACACCCGGACTGTATGCGGTTgtaggagcagcagcagtgctGGGAGGTGTCACTCGAATGACCGTCTCCCTGGTAGTGATCATGTTCGAGCTGACAGGCGGAGTGAGGTATATTGTACCCCTGATGGCTGCTGCCATGGCCTCCAAGTGGGTGGGTGATGCTCTCGGCAGGCAAGGTATCTACGATGCGCACATAGCGCTGAATGGTTATCCGTTCCTAGATAGCAAAGAAGAGTTTGCGCATACAACACTGGCCGCAGATGTGATGCAACCAAA GCGGAATGAAACTTTGAATGTCATTACCCAAGACTCCATGACGGTGGACGATGTGGAGAACCTTCTTAAAGAAACGGAACACAATGGCTACCCGGTGGTGGTGTCGCGGGAGAATCAATATTTAGTGGGCTTTGTGTTGCGCAGAGATCTCAACTTGGCCATAG gcAATGCCAAGCGTCTGATCGAGGGCATTAGCAGCAGCTCCATAGTATTGTTCACATCATCCCAGCCCATTCAAAATCTGGGACCCCAGCCGCTGAAGCTGAAAAAGATCCTGGACATGGCACCGATCACAGTTACAGATCAAACGCCAATGGAGACGGTAGTGGACATGTTCCGAAAGTTGGGACTGCGCCAAACATTGGTAACACACAACGG TCGTCTACTGGGCGTAATTACCAAGAAAGATGTGCTGCGCCATGTGAAGCAGATGGATAACGAAGACCCAAATACTGTGCTCTTCAACTGA
- the LOC6605869 gene encoding uncharacterized protein LOC6605869: MDVLSHYSSPVVEFPATQPLEKQHALVDNCTGTDPPPPSKDAATGTQMKLHVATQTEQRVVSSKDVEYDERALAKWLRQICPMVERELMNPTPLMEDLTMSQCRLEEELQVYTYQKLTMGGADNSQGLAIWLCVHTNNAPVLVATTVAPHDDWCEHVDQQLKLFVPQRMSVGNLVIYTEAKTLPLKSCLRSLCTNPYNKTMFAGSTMDGELFIWLYEQARGSDSSVDIKQLYTVSSAQGAAVALDWPREHLLLACYANGSVRQWDLSRQMALDWEYSLPATVTSEPTAMVTLGLDDFVVGTNDGGVYRCWNTGRQTAPTKQIQLLALRRHRFMVSTLLRTEMECNQFVLSCDLSGQAFYHDMRLVDEDMAQLIVQIPLPFKNVIACSRDGNIIYCPANDGSLEYYRVSDGAHAHVKGGLRGKGSLIRSSDNGRWLITGLYGDEFQIFYIEH, from the exons ATGGACGTACTATCGCATTACAGCTCACCCGTAGTTGAATTTCCGGCCACGCAGCCCTTGGAGAAGCAGCATGCCCTGGTGGACAACTGTACGGGTACCGATCCACCGCCTCCCAGCAAAGATGCCGCCACGGGAACGCAGATGAAGCTGCATGTGGCCACACAAACAGAGCAACGAGTAGTTAGCAGCAAGGATGTCGAATACGATGAGCGGGCTTTGGCCAAATGGTTGCGACAGATCTGCCCCATGGTCGAACGGGAGCTTATGAATCCCACGCCTCTGATGGAGGATCTAACGATGAGCCAGTGCCGCCTGGAGGAGGAACTGCAGGTGTACACGTACCAGAAACTGACAATGGGTGGTGCGGACAACTCGCAAGGACTGGCCATTTGGCTGTGTGTGCATACGAATAATGCCCCAGTTCTGGTGGCCACCACGGTAGCTCCCCATGATGACTGGTGCGAGCATGTGGATCAGCAGCTAAAGCTCTTTGTTCCCCAAAGAATGTCCGTTGGCAACTTGGTGATTTACACAGAGGCCAAAACTCTACCCCTAAAATCCTGTTTGCGAAGTCTGTGCACAAATCCGTACAACAAGACCATGTTCGCTGGTTCCACCATGGACGGAGAGCTCTTTATTTGGTTATATGAACAGGCGAGGGGTTCCGATTCCAGCGTCGATATCAAACAGCTATACACTGTATCATCCGCCCAGGGAGCTGCAGTGGCTCTGGACTGGCCGCGGGAACATCTTCTGTTGGCCTGCTATGCCAATGGCAGCGTTCGACAGTGGGATCTAAGCAGGCAGATGGCTCTGGATTGGGA GTACTCCCTGCCCGCAACGGTTACCTCAGAGCCAACGGCAATGGTGACCCTTGGTCTGGATGACTTCGTCGTGGGCACTAACGATGGTGGCGTCTATCGCTGCTGGAACACTGGCCGCCAAACCGCACCCACCAAGCAGATCCAGTTGTTGGCTCTACGGCGACATCGTTTCATGGTTTCCACTCTGCTCCGTACCGAAATGGAGTGCAACCAGTTTGTCCTGAGCTGCGATCTCAGTGGACAGGCCTTCTATCACGATATGCGGCTTGTGGATGAG gATATGGCTCAGTTGATAGTACAAATCCCACTTCCCTTTAAAAACGTAATCGCCTGTAGTCGGGATGGCAACATCATCTACTGCCCAGCCAATGATGGGTCACTGGAATACTATAGGGTTAGCGATGGTGCCCATGCCCACGTCAAGGGAGGACTTCGCGGCAAGGGAAGCCTTATCCGTAGTAGCGACAATGG ACGCTGGTTAATTACAGGCCTCTATGGCGACGAGTTCCAGATATTCTACATAGAACACTAA
- the LOC6605867 gene encoding MOXD1 homolog 1, with protein MSVQDVLWIVLTVQLSFGLAYFENNQRTQDYDVDKNGSVHHKNWVRNEMMDSLGLYWLKWWINANENSIYFEVTVHTRGFAGLGFSKDGRLARADMVLLWVDDATGHLNVLDCHGALYPSSGPLLQDDTQNYDVLDGTQNGTHTIMKFKRKIETCDPFDIPLSADTFKVLWSIGENDPIHGNLDWHGQSRGVKALQLFSPMFTKNSHSIEGTQKWDITVNNVTIDRSMDTLYWCKIVRLPELTGKQHIIGYEPLLSGKYDRNVVHHMTLFECQSKIYSASDPSSWDLWVRSAGTVCNSNQLTPRDWDSCSTPVAVWSLGSDGQFLPPHAGIPMGGASGASYYMLEIHYDNPDGKESVDHSGFRIHYTPNLRTYDSGILISGVSISETQLIPPGQKKYRSVGICGPSCSSVMFPKDGIKIISGTLHSHQAGRTISLRHVRSGKELNPIIVDENYDYRHQKVHQLANETVVLPGDYLITDCSYETKYRKRPTFGGYSTKEEMCLTFITYYPKIEMSGCYSMTPVREFFEMFRVYQFYSLNMTDVENMFLYNSDYTDLNKQAKNATNILNSGKTSKEDVIYEESLLNKLVISEPAEFHDRTFLSHLNQLPWHDPLFTKRVEQAFITGTHMTFCRVSKDSLSIPSEIIRYPEFTAYVKPPAACLNYLFTDNEELRSGSSQLFTDFTLSLLLIQLGLRTTLV; from the exons ATGTCCGTTCAAGACGTACTATGGATCGTACTCACGGTGCAGTTGAGTTTTGGTCTTGCGTATTTTGAAAACAACCAAAGGACGCAGGACTATGATGTCGATAAAAATGGTTCTGTACACCACAAAAACTGGGTGCGTAACGAAATGATGGACAGCTTGGGCTTGTACTGGCTCAAATGGTGGATAAATGCCAACGAAAATAGCATTTACTTCGAAGTAACTGTTCACACGCGAGGCTTTGCCGGCCTGGGCTTCTCCAAGGATGGCCGGCTGGCCAGAGCGGATATGGTTTTGTTGTGGGTGGATGACGCTACAGGACATCTGAACGTCTTGGACTGCCATGGGGCGTTGTATCCTTCGAGCGGACCGCTGCTGCAGGACGATACTCAAAACTACGATGTCCTAGATGGCACACAAAATGGGACGCACACAATCATGAAGTTTAAACGCAAAATTGAAACCTGTGACCCATTCGATATTCCACTCTCC GCTGATACGTTTAAGGTGCTGTGGTCCATTGGGGAAAATGATCCCATTCATGGAAACTTGGATTGGCATGGTCAGAGCAGAGGCGTGAAAGCTTTGCAATTGTTTTCGCCAATGTTTACGAAAAATAGTCACTCGATCGAAGGCACCCAAAAATGGGACATAACTGTGAACAACGTAACAATTGATCGATCAATGGATACACTATACTGGTGTAAAATAGTGCGACTACCAGAGTTAACTGGTAAACAGCACATAATTGGTTATGAGCCGCTGCTGTCTGGTAAATACGATAGGAATGTGGTTCACCACATGACCCTGTTTGAGTGTCAGTCCAAGATATACTCTGCATCCGATCCTTCGTCCTGGGACCTTTGGGTCAGGAGTGCCGGCACAGTGTGCAACAGCAACCAACTGACACCACGCGACTGGGATTCGTGCTCTACGCCAGTTGCAGTTTGGTCCTTGGGATCTGATGGACAGTTTCTACCTCCCCACGCAGGGATTCCAATGGGCGGAGCATCTGGAGCTAGCTATTATATGCTGGAAATACACTACGATAATCCCGATGGAAAGGAATCGGTAGATCATTCCGGTTTTCGGATACACTACACACCCAATCTGCGAACCTACGATTCCGGAATTCTAATAAGTGGTGTTTCCATTTCGGAAACGCAACTCATTCCGCCTGGTCAAAAGAAATATCGATCCGTCGGCATCTGTGGGCCGTCTTGTTCAAGCGTCATGTTCCCTAAGGATggtattaaaataatatcCGGAACGTTGCACTCACATCAAGCTGGTCGCACAATAAGTCTTCGGCATGTTCGATCTGGTAAGGAGTTGAATCCGATCATTGTTGACGAAAACTACGATTACAGGCACCAAAAGGTCCATCAGCTTGCCAATGAAACGGTCGTATTGCCAGGGGATTATCTAATTACAGACTGTTCCTATGAGACAAAGTACAGAAAACGACCCACATTCGGGGGCTATTCCACGAAGGAGGAGATGTGTCTCACCTTTATTACTTATTACCCCAAGATTGAGATGTCCGGATGTTATAGTATGACACCAGTGCGCGAGTTTTTTGAGATGTTCCGTGTGTACCAATTCTATTCCCTAAATATGACCGATGTCGAGAACATGTTTCTCTACAACAGTGACTACACCGACTTAAATAAACAGGCGAAGAATGCGACAAACATATTAAATTCAGGAAAAACATCCAAAGAAGACGTCATTTACGAGGAGTCTTTGTTAAACAAGCTTGTTATATCCGAGCCAGCCGAATTTCATGATCGCACATTTCTATCGCACTTAAATCAGTTGCCTTGGCATGATCCTCTCTTTACGAAACGTGTTGAACAAGCATTTATAACCGGAACACATATGACGTTTTGTCGCGTATCCAAGGATTCATTATCAATTCCTTCGGAAATTATTCGCTATCCCGAGTTTACAGCGTACGTAAAGCCACCGGCAGCTTGTTTGAACTATTTATTCACTGATAATGAAGAACTTCGTTCGGGAAGTTCACAACTTTTTACAGACTTTACGTTAAGTCTATTACTCATTCAGCTTGGGTTGCGAACGACATTAGTGTAA
- the LOC6605866 gene encoding threonine aspartase 1, giving the protein MAGFVAVHTGAGNCIDETKYQRVIKEACLRATEILRNGGSAVDACEAAIVRLENCGYTNAGYGSNLCMDGSVQCDAAIMDGSTLNFGACTNVSRVKNPIQLARRICDAQSSPQLLERIPPMILAGTGAEHYADEVGCSMVEPGVLISSKAKFQFNHYKSKYDLVVNSRLNKATSEEPVQVPEPGNEVELAAALDTVGAVCVDGAGNTAAGCSSGGILLKVPGRVGQAATYGAGCWATDTDELAIATCTTGNGEYLMKTLLAREICHGAFSSDCAVTSLHKTFKQKFLDSPLLPRQQDLYAGALTLLYYPGQSSGEVMWSHTTQSFCVGYMATNQRVPKFVHSPLPTYSVPGRSCVVNGHNFHLRI; this is encoded by the exons ATGGCCGGCTTCGTCGCGGTGCACACGG GGGCTGGGAACTGCATCGACGAGACGAAGTACCAGCGGGTGATCAAGGAGGCCTGCCTGCGCGCCACAGAGATCCTACGCAACGGCGGATCCGCCGTCGATGCCTGCGAGGCGGCCATTGTGCGGCTGGAGAACTGCGGCTACACAAACGCCGGCTATGGGTCAAATCTCTGCATGGACGGCTCTGTGCAGTGCGATGCGGCTATAATGGATGGCTCCACGCTTAACTTTGGCGCCTGCACGAACGTTAGTCGGGTGAAGAATCCCATTCAGTTGGCGAGACGCATCTGCGATGCCCAGTCCAGTCCGCAGCTTCTGGAGCGCATTCCACCGATGATCCTCGCCGGCACTGGAGCGGAACACTATGCCGACGAGGTGGGTTGCTCCATGGTGGAGCCCGGCGTACTGATCTCATCTAAGGCCAAGTTCCAGTTTAATCACTACAAAAGCAAGTACGACCTCGTGGTCAACAGTAGATTGAACAAGGCAACGTCCGAGGAACCCGTACAAGTGCCAGAACCTGGAAACGAGGTGGAACTTGCCGCTGCTTTGGACACCGTGGGAGCGGTATGTGTTGATGGGGCAGGGAACACAGCAGCGGGCTGTAGCTCCGGAGGCATACTGCTCAAAGTTCCGGGCAGAGTGGGCCAGGCAGCTACTTATGGTGCCGGCTGTTGGGCCACCGATACGGACGAACTGGCCATAGCCACCTGCACAACCGGAAACGGCGAGTACCTGATGAAAACGCTGCTGGCCCGAGAGATCTGCCATGGAGCCTTTAGTAGTGATTGTGCGGTGACCAGTCTGCACAAGACGTTCAAGCAAAAGTTCCTGGACTCCCCGCTGCTGCCCCGACAGCAGGATCTGTACGCTGGAGCTCTGACGCTGCTCTATTATCCGGGCCAGAGCAGCGGCGAGGTGATGTGGAGCCACACGACGCAGTCGTTCTGTGTCGGCTACATGGCAACCAACCAGAGGGTGCCAAAG TTTGTGCATTCGCCGCTGCCCACGTACAGCGTCCCGGGCCGATCGTGCGTCGTCAATGGCCATAATTTCCATTTGCGCATTTAA